From the Lathyrus oleraceus cultivar Zhongwan6 chromosome 3, CAAS_Psat_ZW6_1.0, whole genome shotgun sequence genome, the window atgaaagtgaaacagaaggatAGTATGtcaatcttgtgactgccttgactggaagatgggattctgatgaagactccagtgatgatgaagtaacctttgatgaattagctactacctacaggaagttgtgtttcagaagtgaagaagtgtgtcaacaagtggagaatccgaagaaattgataacccaactagaggatgagaagacagaacacttagaaaccatttctaagttgaagatcgaagtcgtgttcctgaactccaaactggataagatgacgaagtatgtcagaatgataaacaatggatctgacaccttagacaaaatcctccagactggaaagatggcaggagatatgactggccttgggttcaatgaatcctctCCTGAGTGTAGTCCCGTTGGTAGtaaaccaaagatgtcacatcaggtatcttaacatcacaaggaaagacaacataaaggaaaacaccaaagacGGAGATGTGATTATTGTGGGAAATTTGGCCgcataaaaccattctgctttaagttgtatggttatcctagtcatactcatcatcaacctagacccaaacaacacatccCTGTTAACAGAAAACTgtgggttcctaggactggtgctactaacttgatagctcacacttccttcagagtctcagccaaagaagactggtactttgacagtggatgctccagacacatgactggaagcaaaaacctgctaattgaccttcaacctcatgccaccagctatgtaacttttggtgatggagcaaagggtgaaatcaaggggattggaaagctgaACTGTCttggagtccctaaccttgataatgtgctgcttgttaaaggattgactgcatAGGGTTCTTAGAGATACCAATATCAATATGgtgacgaatatcaatatgttttgtcctgctgtgctgaataggattcttagaaatgtttatagcactcaggtggtctgtgtacagatcctccgtctctatccatagtaccagaaagtaacgtcccaagatctcacccagaatCAGAGCAGaatgcctgctctgataccaattgaaattctggtatcagatctgagatgtcaaaggtaatgtcacaacactaatatttgaacaacaactaaaatatgaacaggataaaaacaaagaaaaaattgaacaagtgacataagcaattgttaacccaattcaatgcaaactcacctacgtctgggggctaccaagccaggaaggaaatccactaaacataattgttcaaagactcttagtaaacaacttcaagttacagtcttttcacctaatctctacccgtgtgacttctatctaagaactcttagatatgagacgctactcactccccctcaaccacaacagtgatataaaaacaaatattacaaagaaagaagacactcttcaaggacacatacttgatcttgcttaaaagcttcaaccaagtaaacacacactcgtgcttcaaagcttagagtggacaaattacaacacaaaagtcagtccaattcaaacatcaataagatgaatgaatggctcacaatacacaagctcacacaagactaaaaccctaaaactctctcactcTTTCATTTGCTTCTTGTGTGTTtaaaccaggttttacatggcctttaaatagaagcttttgaatgggcctgggcagcctaaaaccctaattctattttccTTGCGTATCTTCTAAGTAACGACAactaatcatcccttattggaaaataaataattatggttttaaatcaaattactccttgaatagcgcattcaatctccacataatcacacacagatttgcatgaaaagcgcaatattaagatacataacattcagactgaatgttctgtatacacatgtcttaacatcgggtctgacatcttagctaaatcctgcacaaccatatttaaacatcctgcaggaagctgatatcacatgtcaagacaacacgcgtgacaactcgtgataactctaagttttatcaaaattgatgccaacacataaAGTGAAAGTATTTGACTCTTTAGAGTTGTTCTGAATTATAATATTACTTAAGTCAGACCGCCAATCAATAGAGTTCAATTTGAGTTATTATCAATCATACAAAGAAAAAGTATATTTTGAATTACGAGAAATGATGATTTCAAACCTTTCTTGTTCATAAAGTTTAGAAAACTAATTATTTTCTTGAAATAAGATAATCCATATTTATTCAAATAAAGATGTAACTAATCACCCAAGTAAAACCACCTAAGCAAACTAAGTGTTATCAAAGTTAACCTTGTGCAGGCAGCACAATATAGAACCTCGATATTTGAAAGGCCTCAGATTTTTTTTCattaatattattaaaaataaaataaaaatctaaaaaataaaaaatgcatgaCAAAAactcaatatatatatataaaatgaggttaatcaaaaatcaaaataataataattaaatatagtttttattaatatataattatatttttgacatgttatttataatttttttttttttaatttgaacTATTTTTTAAATTACTACTATGCATCCGAGTTAATTGGACCGCTATGTTAAAACATTTCCCTTTTTGATTTGATAATAATCCATGCGCACGTGACAACTTACCCTAGTAATATTTCCACTATTCTATCTACTTAAAGAAAACAGATTTCAGATTTGGTCTACTTTTCATGCAAACTATTCTTGTTTTTGTTTGTGGTAATATAAAACATGACATTAATATCTAACCTCTGAAGTGAAATATTTGATACAACTCTCTTACTTTGGAAACAAGAACATGTTGAGAGTGATATCTGACCAATGCAATCTCACATACCCTATACTGTCTATTGACAAACAAACTATGTGAATGAAATCTATTACAGATATAATAATCAGAACAATATAATTTGACTTGGACAAGAAGGAGATGAAACAAAATTGAATGTCTTTGACACCACTCTAAAGTTGTTCTAACTACTATTCTCCTTCAAACACAACAATCTTGATTTCTACTAGCTTCTCTTTCAATCACATTAGATTTTTTATCTTCAAATCAAACAACCATGTAGTTTCACTTCTCTCTCTCTATATAGACCAGAATTTGTGTCTCATTTCATCAACATTGTTTCATCATACATTCATAGAGAAACATGGGCGTTTCCCTTTTATCGTCACATAAATTCCCATTGTTCTCTTTATCATGGATCATTTTTTGTACATTTGAGCTTGCATTGGCAGGAAAAACCAGACACTACCATTTTGATGTACTTCTACTTCCTTAAAACACTTATTAATTGTACATTTTAGTTTCTTTTCCTTTCTTTAGTCTTCATGTAACAAAATTGAGGTCACTCACTAATGCAGATAATGTACCAAAATGTGACAAGACTGTGCCACAGCAAGAGCATGGTGACAGTGAATGGTCAATTTCCAGGACCTCGCGTTGTAGCTAGAGAAGGTGACAATCTTCTAATCAAAGTGGTTAATCATGTGCAGCATAACATCTCCATTCACTGGTAAACAGAACTCTATTTCCAAAACAAAATTGCTAGTACAAAGAAGTAGTGTGTTAAAATTTGAGAATAAAATTAATGTGTAAAAAACTTTACTATTTTTTATATAGGCACGGCATTAGACAACTTCAAACAGGATGGGCTGATGGACCAGCATATGTGACCCAATGCCCCATCCAAACAGGTCAAAGATATGTTTACAATTACACAATCAAAGGCCAAAGAGGAACACTCTTTTGGCATGCCCATATATCTTGGTTAAGATCAACTGTCTATGGTCCACTCATCATACTTCCCAAGAAAAATGTCCAATATCCTTTTGCAAAACCACACAAGGAAGTTCCAATCATATTTGGTAATGATATGTTGCTCAAGAGATTATTCTACCCTTTTTAAATTTTCACAAACTAATATTTATTTCTTCAATTTTTTAGGGGAATGGTTCAATGCAGATACTGAGGCTATCATAGCACAAGCCCTGCAAAGTGGGGGAGGACCAAATGTTTCTGAAGCCTACACAATTAATGGACTTCCAGGCCCATTCTATAACTGCTCTAAAAAAGGTATCAAGTGCAGATAAGTGTATCTTCTAAGAATAGTCCCCATATACTAAAATATTGATGcaaataattactaaaattgaATATGAAGTCTTATACATAACTACATCATATTCCACTTCATAACAATAGAAAATACGAAGAAAAAAAAAGACACTCACCAAATGAACATTCACAAGTTTAGGCGCCAATTTCTTTAAAGCAGAGTTCTTTATGAAATGGTATCAGCAATATGGTTGAAACCCTTGTAAAAAATCATTTATTACAGATACATTCAAGTTAATGGTGAAGCCGGGAAAGACTTACCTTCTACGTTTGATCAACGCTGCACTAAATGATGAGTTATTCTTCAGCATTGCAAATCACACCCTCACAGTTGTCGAAGCAGATGCAGTTTATGTAAAACCTTTTGAGACTAACACAATCCTTATTGCACCTGGCCAAACCACTAATGTTCTTCTCAAGACCAAGTCTCAATATCCCAGTGCGGCATTCTTAATGACTGCTAGGCCGTATGCCACTGGCCTTGGAACTTTTGACAACACAACTGTTGCTGGTATCTTGGAATATGAATCCCCATCTAATAATCATCTCAACCGAGTTGTTTCACTATTCAAACCTACTCTCCCAGCACTTAATGACACTTCTTTTGCAACAAATTTCACCAACAAACTCCGTAGCCTAGCTAGTGTCTTATTTCCAGCTAACGTTCCCCAGAAAGTTGATAAGCGCCTTTTCTTCACGGTAGGCCTCGGCACAAATCCCTGTCagaaaaaccaaacttgtcaggGACCCAATGGAACAATGTTTGCAGCATCAGTGAACAATGTATCTTTCACACTCCCAACCACTGCACTTCTCCAATCTCACTTCTTTGGGCAATCCAGGGGGGTCTACGCCCCTTATTTTCCAAGCAGTCCCTTGCACCCATTCAATTATACTGGAAACCCACCAAACAACACCATGGTGAGCAATGGAACAAAGGTTGTGGTTCTTCCTTTCAACACAAGTGTGGAGCTTGTGATGCAGGACACTAGCATTCTTGGTGCGGAAAGTCATCCTCTCCATTTGCATGGATTTAACTTCTTTGTTGTTGGACAAGGATTTGGTAACTATGATCCAAGTAAGGACCCATCAAACTTCAATCTTGTTGATCCCGTTGAAAGGAACACAGTCGGCATCCCATCTGGTGGATGGGTTGCTATCAGATTCCTAACAGATAATCCAGGTAAGTTCATAATTTATTCATACTATGAAAAGTTATATTGGTTCATACTCATAGATTACAAAAAGAAAGAATGCAATTACATATCTTTAATTTTGTTTGAACTGCAATGCAGGGGTATGGTTCATGCATTGTCACTTGGAAGTCCATACAAGTTGGGGTCTTAGGATGGCATGGATTGTTTTGGATGGAAAACTCCCAAATCAGAAGCTGCTTCCACCACCAGCTGATTTACCCAAGTGTTAATTAACTTGAACCTAAAATTGCTTTATTTTGATGTAACATTTTGGCCCTTTTTGTTATTCAACACTGGGCAGTTGTTTTTCCTTAATTGCTTTAGGGGCTTGACGACGTGAAGTTGCAACTTTCTCTTTCTTTGTTTGGATGAGAGATTTATTTATACAATATGCCTTAACTATACAACTGTATTCCATTTGTTTGAGTGATAAAATCATGTTAAATTGTTTTTGCATATGTTATAAGATCTTTTCATACTTTACATTAAAAAACTTATGAAAATAAGTTGAAAAAAAGCCTGTTAAAAATGTTATAAGTAATTTTCATAACTTCTTCTAATCAATTTCACAAAATTTATGTCACTAGATAAGATAAAATGAACTAATCCGTACCTACACTCAATATTGATCGGAATTTGTTTCCGtagaaaaaaaaacaaaatttgaaGTGTGTGAATGATATTGATAGATAGTAAAATACCTAAAATGTTACTCTTCCCAATACCGCATAGTTTAATCATCTTCCTCTCATGAAGAACGCAACAGCGTTGTCGTCTTCTTCTTCATCGATTCCACCTCTGCAAAAACACCAATTATCGTTTTCTTCCATCACAGTGTTTGTTGGCGCCAAGCTCAAAGAAAGCAAATGGTGACGTATGCATGGTTTTCTCTATTTTAGCCCCAAACAAAAGAAGAGGTTTTAGTTTATCAATAGAAAAGAAAGAAGAAGGGGGGTTAGtcattttgtttttatttattttggtCCTTGATGTTGttattcattattttttttgaGTAATTGTATATCTAAATAGTTAATTATTATTACTCTTTTAAATACAATTATATGGGAAAGtaataaaaatgataaatataAATCTTTACAATAATGTATAGTGAGTGGAAGTAAATTGACTCcaagaataattttgattttaattaatcAATTCTCTTAATAATTcattatttaataattaattttcaaaataaaattttctATTAAGTAAATTAACTTTATTATTATTCCAATCCGGAATGAAGATTGATGACGTGTTGGTATGAAACTCTCCAATATGACGATGTTGGTCTTTGTTACGGTAGAGTGCGTGTAATTGTAAGATTAACATTAGTGACGTTAAACATCTGAATTTTACAAGAGTGAATGAAATAGTATATGTTATGGCGCGGAACCAAGTTTATATATGGTTGGTGGTTAAAACTGCTCCCAGGCACAACGAGGAATGCAATAGACTGTTGGATGGTGCGAGAGGTTCATATATGGTGTATCGCATTCTAATGATAGTCTATTGGTCACCGATCTTAAGTAAGGATGTTCTGAATTAGTCATATGGTGTTGGACCATTCTTGTTGTGCCATTTGGTCGGCCCAAAATAGTCCCCCCTAAGTCCTTATTATCAAGTATGGAGCTAGGCTGCAGAATCGAGGTCAGATTTGGGTCGTTGAATGTTCTTTAGTGCTCTTTCATCTTCTACTGATTGTGGGGTTCCCCAATGTCTATATATACCTAAAGGAAAAAACTAATTTTTCTATTGGTATTCGTTGTTCACCAAGTGTTTACTCTTCTTTTCCCCTTTTTTTTGTTCTTGAACCATTGTATCGTCGTTCTCTTTTCTCTTCATTTTTGCTTGCCTATTTTGACATCCTTCTTAGACTTCTGGTGATTCGATCTTTTTACACTTCAGAAGTTGTGGGCTTCTTAAGGTAACAATATTAACTTTCTATCTCTTTGTCTTCTTTTCACTAGTGCCCTGGGGTGTGGATGCCATGATAACCATTAAGGGACGAtatttttgttttaggagagaaCATCTCTGGTATTATTAGCCTTAAAGAAGTTGTTATGGGTTTTCTTTAGTAAATCTTCCTTTAACTAACCCAAAGCATCTAAGTAACTTTAAGAGGGAGCGGGAGGCTAAAACTTATATTAGGGAAAACATATGTACTTTTGATTGTGACACAGCTAATGATAAGGTTATGTGGTGGTTGGAATCTCATTTTCGTGTTTATACTTACAATAATTCTTTTTTGCCTTTTGAGAGAAAAGCAACAAATAGTCGAGAGGATCAACAGAATTGTGAGATTCTTTGATGGATCAATAAACTCTGAACATAATCTCTACTTTTGTAACTTAGAAAGGTCTAGATAATGTTATCACTAAAGTGGGTCATTTGTATGATTGAGGGGTCTTACCACCCTGAGAGTGGCAATAGATTGTGTAGTCTCTTATGTAGGATAAGGTTCTGAATTCCCTTTATATAGGTGGAAATTCTCATCCACATGGGTATTTCTCCTTCGTAGTTGCATCCCATGTGTTAAGCCTACATCAAAGTTATCAATACTGGTGCAAGTAGAAAAATGGTCTACCGATTATGACACTCTTCTTTCATCTTTTTAACATCTAATGTACTTCATCTGACTCAGAACGAGGCCAAAGTTTGATCTACCTTAGACAAGGTATAAAGATATTTGAGGTATATGCCAACAACTTGGAAAACTTTAAGGACCAATGTTATTTGGCCACACCTCTAATTATTAGTGCTCACAAGAGTATCTGCGAGATTCAGCTCAATGTTCCTTTAAGATGTATTGACAAATTTCCTAAGTTCTAGTTCCAAACCAGTCCAAATACGTATATAAATACGATTGGTAACTTATCTCAAGAGGACAAGTATTTATAGAATAAACTTACAACATTTTGGGAAGGCCTAGATTTTGTTAGCGATGTGGGATCACATGTTTTGTGTTTCGGAAGTGGAAGAGACAATACATTGAGACTCGTCTATTGGTGGAGGCGGCTACCAAAGAGGAGAGGTGTAACATCTTTCATATGAACAAAAATGTTGTTTGTTAATTTAATCATTATGTATTGATGACATTTATCCATCTTACTTTCTTCTACTTCGTTTTGCATATAAGATGGGTTGTCTCAAGATTATGTTCCAGATGAGGAGGACATCGAATATACGCCATCGCCATTTGATTTTTTTGTTATGTTGCATACGGGGGAGACTCTTCCCAAGAGAGGTCTTgctaatatatatatatatatatatatatatatatatatatatatatatatatatatatatatatatatatatatatatatatatatatatatatatatatatatatatatatatatatatatatatatatatatatatatatatatatatatatatatatatatataaaataaaataattagtttataaaatattttaacTATTAAATATTCAAGTTATTTAGTTTATTAAATAACAagtttataaaatatttaaattatttaatatttaaactattaatatttaaattatttagtttattaaataataagtttataaaatattttaattgtttaatatttcaactattaatattttaattatttaatttattaattaattagtttataaaatatttcaattatttaatattttaactaTTAATATTTTACTAAATAATTAGTttataaaatatttcaattatttaacAGTTCAACTATTCAACTATTAATTagtttattaaatattaattaatttttaataatattgtgagaaatatttatttaaatagttAAAATACTTATTAAATACTTGAAATACTATTTAATGTTTCAAAcataattaaatatttttaagATTTAAGACctaaataaaaaaaattaggTGGAATTACTGGTTTTAcaataaatgaaaaaaaaatggtAGTCACGTGTGCATCGTTAGTCAAGTCAGCTTTTTTTTAACAGAATTTTAACCCAAAGACTAACGCCAACACAAAAGTGAGATATAGTGTTGAAGGTAATTCAGTATTTTAGTATTTTGCATATGTGACATTATTATTTGTCTATATATAGTACTGTAGTTGTCAACAATTATATCCACTAAGTATTTGTAGTACAATGTGTGTGCAACCATTTTTGTGTGTAACCGTTAGTGCAATTGTTAGTAGAAGTTTGTTAGAAATTGTTAttctctctcttttctctctcttccttcatcttcatcttcttcaccttgtgcaccaataattggtatctagagctccgaTTCAGATCCACATGGAAG encodes:
- the LOC127127704 gene encoding laccase-17 translates to MGVSLLSSHKFPLFSLSWIIFCTFELALAGKTRHYHFDIMYQNVTRLCHSKSMVTVNGQFPGPRVVAREGDNLLIKVVNHVQHNISIHWHGIRQLQTGWADGPAYVTQCPIQTGQRYVYNYTIKGQRGTLFWHAHISWLRSTVYGPLIILPKKNVQYPFAKPHKEVPIIFGEWFNADTEAIIAQALQSGGGPNVSEAYTINGLPGPFYNCSKKDTFKLMVKPGKTYLLRLINAALNDELFFSIANHTLTVVEADAVYVKPFETNTILIAPGQTTNVLLKTKSQYPSAAFLMTARPYATGLGTFDNTTVAGILEYESPSNNHLNRVVSLFKPTLPALNDTSFATNFTNKLRSLASVLFPANVPQKVDKRLFFTVGLGTNPCQKNQTCQGPNGTMFAASVNNVSFTLPTTALLQSHFFGQSRGVYAPYFPSSPLHPFNYTGNPPNNTMVSNGTKVVVLPFNTSVELVMQDTSILGAESHPLHLHGFNFFVVGQGFGNYDPSKDPSNFNLVDPVERNTVGIPSGGWVAIRFLTDNPGVWFMHCHLEVHTSWGLRMAWIVLDGKLPNQKLLPPPADLPKC